Proteins encoded within one genomic window of Ascaphus truei isolate aAscTru1 chromosome 8, aAscTru1.hap1, whole genome shotgun sequence:
- the MTG1 gene encoding mitochondrial ribosome-associated GTPase 1 isoform X2 — protein sequence MRLSLLLRGFEFGQREIAHWFPGHMSRGLKQMKARLQSVDCILEVHDARLPLSGRNPMFKESLGIRPHLLILNKMDLADQTQQKRVLAKLELEGVKNVIYTNCVKDENIKQVVPAITELIGSSQRFQRAESPDSCIMVIGVPNVGKSSLINSLRRLHLKKGGKASKVGGEPGMTRSVLSRIQVSETPLLYLLDTPGLLPPRIESVETGMKLALCGTILDHLVGENIMADYLLYTLNHHQEHRYVELYGLDGPYADIESLLKKIALKLGKTQKVKAITGVT from the exons ATGCGGCTGTCACTTCTCCTCCGGGGATTCGAGTTCGGGCAGCGGGAGATCGCGCACTGGTTCCCGGGACACATgtccagag GGCTCAAACAAATGAAAGCAAGACTGCAGAGCGTGGACTGTATACTGGAAGTTCATGATGCCAGA CTGCCTCTGTCGGGACGGAATCCCATGTTCAAGGAGAGCCTCGGCATCAGGCCTCACCTACTTATACTGAACAAGATGGACCTGGCAGATCAGACCCAGCAAAAG AGGGTCCTCGCAAAACTGGAGCTGGAGGGGGTGAAAAACGTCATCTACACCAATTGCGTCAAGGACGAGAACATCAAACAG GTTGTTCCTGCGATCACAGAGCTGATTGGCTCCAGTCAGCGATTCCAGAGAGCAGAG AGCCCGGATTCCTGCATTATGGTGATCGGGGTTCCCAACGTGGGGAAATCCTCACTGATCAACTCCCTGCGGAGGCTGCACCTCAAGAAAGGAG GGAAAGCCTCAAAAGTGGGAGGGGAGCCAGGTATGACCCGCTCGGTCCTGTCCAGAATCCAG GTGTCGGAGACACCCCTCCTGTATCTCCTGGACACGCCCGGGCTCCTGCCCCCTCGCATCGAGTCCGTGGAGACGGGAATGAAGCTGGCGCTGTGCG GTACGATCCTGGATCATCTGGTGGGAGAAAACATCATGGCGGATTACCTGCTGTATACCCTGAACCATCATCAGGAGCACAG ATACGTGGAGCTGTACGGGCTGGACGGGCCCTATGCCGACATCGAGTCCCTGCTCAAAAAGATCGCGCTGAAGCTGGGCAAGACACAGAAAGTGAAGGCCATCACCGGG